One part of the Leclercia sp. LSNIH1 genome encodes these proteins:
- a CDS encoding sugar ABC transporter ATP-binding protein, which translates to MTPLLALNGITKVFPGVRALENVQLELWPGKVTALIGENGAGKSTLVKVMTGIYQPDEGEILYKAIPIQLPTPDAAHKVGITAIHQETVLFDELSVTENIFVGQYLYKGFFKKLDWPEMHRRAQAILARLEVQIDPRATLKTLSIAQRHMVAIARALSFDAQVVILDEPTAALSQHEILEFYQIVERLKQEGKAILFISHKFDEIFELADHYTILRDGVFVGAGAINDITEERMVAMMVGRAITQTFPKVECEKGDTVLEVKNLCHPTEFANISFTLRKGEILGFYGLVGAGRTELMQALSGVSRPSSGSIVLNGKAQHFRQPADAIRAGIVCVPEERQKQGAIIELSIAQNISLPQLGKLNASGVLNDAREWQLADEYAKRLQVKAFSWKQAVETLSGGNQQKVVIGKWLATHPDVIILDEPTKGIDIGSKAAVHQFMSELVGQGLAVIMVSSELPEVMGMADRIIVMHEGLMVAEYQAGGATAETIVSAASGARQEAA; encoded by the coding sequence ATGACCCCATTACTGGCACTCAACGGCATCACCAAGGTTTTCCCTGGCGTGCGTGCCCTTGAAAACGTGCAGCTTGAACTCTGGCCCGGCAAAGTCACCGCCCTGATCGGTGAAAACGGCGCGGGCAAATCGACGCTGGTGAAAGTGATGACCGGCATCTACCAGCCCGACGAGGGCGAAATCCTCTATAAAGCGATCCCCATCCAGCTGCCGACCCCTGACGCGGCGCACAAGGTGGGTATTACCGCCATCCACCAGGAGACCGTGCTGTTCGATGAGCTGTCGGTCACCGAAAATATTTTTGTCGGTCAGTATCTCTATAAAGGCTTTTTCAAAAAGCTCGACTGGCCGGAGATGCACCGCCGGGCGCAGGCGATCCTCGCCCGTCTGGAGGTGCAGATTGACCCGCGCGCGACGCTGAAAACCCTGAGCATCGCCCAGCGGCATATGGTGGCGATTGCCCGTGCGCTGTCGTTTGATGCCCAGGTGGTGATCCTCGATGAGCCCACCGCCGCCCTGTCACAGCATGAAATTCTCGAGTTCTATCAGATTGTCGAACGCTTAAAGCAGGAGGGAAAAGCCATCCTCTTTATCTCCCACAAGTTCGACGAGATTTTTGAGCTGGCGGATCACTACACCATCCTGCGCGACGGCGTATTTGTCGGCGCCGGGGCCATCAACGACATCACCGAAGAGCGGATGGTGGCGATGATGGTGGGGCGCGCCATTACCCAAACCTTCCCGAAGGTGGAATGCGAAAAAGGCGACACGGTGCTGGAGGTGAAAAATCTCTGCCACCCGACCGAGTTCGCCAATATTTCCTTTACCCTGCGCAAAGGCGAAATCCTCGGCTTCTATGGCCTGGTAGGCGCCGGGCGTACCGAGCTGATGCAGGCGCTCTCCGGCGTCTCGCGCCCCTCCTCCGGCAGCATTGTGCTGAACGGCAAAGCGCAGCATTTCCGCCAGCCGGCGGACGCCATCAGAGCCGGGATCGTCTGCGTGCCGGAAGAGCGCCAGAAGCAGGGGGCGATTATCGAGCTGTCGATTGCCCAGAACATCAGCCTGCCCCAGCTTGGCAAACTCAACGCCAGCGGCGTGCTGAACGACGCGCGCGAGTGGCAGCTGGCGGATGAATATGCAAAGCGGCTGCAGGTGAAAGCCTTTAGCTGGAAACAGGCGGTGGAAACCCTCTCTGGCGGCAACCAGCAGAAAGTGGTGATTGGCAAATGGCTGGCGACCCATCCTGACGTCATCATTCTGGATGAACCGACCAAAGGGATCGATATCGGCTCCAAAGCGGCGGTGCATCAGTTTATGTCCGAGCTGGTCGGTCAGGGGCTGGCGGTGATCATGGTCTCCTCTGAACTACCGGAAGTGATGGGCATGGCCGACAGGATCATCGTCATGCATGAAGGGTTAATGGTGGCGGAGTATCAGGCGGGGGGCGCGACGGCGGAAACCATCGTCAGCGCCGCCAGCGGTGCCAGACAGGAGGCCGCATAA